ATCCATCCCCCGCGGAGGGAAGGGAAGGCGCTCGTCCGGCAAATTTGCCGGGCCCTCGGAGGAAGAAATCGCAAAGCTCGTTGCCAAAGGCAGAGGCCGCGGTTTTATTACGGAAACGGAAATACTGTATTCGTTCCCGGACATTGAGCAGAACATCAGCGCGTTTGAGGAGCTCCTGGATGAGATGGATTTTTCCGGCATTGAGCTCAAAGCCGGGGATGAAGGGCTCCTGGGTTCGGTAAGCCTGCACACGAAAGAAACCACGGTCGTGGAAAAGGAGCAGGCAAAAAAGAAAGAGGTCGCGGAAAAAGACCTCATGCGCTATCTGGACCTCTCGGACATTTCGGCTGACTCCATCCAGATGTATTTGCGCGAAATCGGGCGCGTGCCCTTGCTCAAAAACGAGGAAGAGCTCTCGCTCGCCAAGCGCAAAGAAAAGGGCGATTTAGAGGCAAAGAAAAAATTGATTGAGGCGAACCTGCGGCTCGTTGTCTCCATAGCCAAAAAGTTCACGGGCCGTTCGCTTTCGCTCTTGGATTTGATCCAGGAGGGCAACATCGGCTTGTTCCGCGCCGTGGAAAAGTTTGACTACCGCAAGGGGTTTAAGTTTTCCACGTACGCGACCTGGTGGATTCGGCAGGCCATCACGCGCGCGCTTGCGGACCAGTCGCGCACCATCCGCATTCCCGTGCACATGGTGGAAACCATCAACCGCTACCAGCAGGTTGAGCGAAGGCTGATCCAG
This portion of the Parcubacteria group bacterium genome encodes:
- a CDS encoding sigma-70 family RNA polymerase sigma factor, whose protein sequence is MKKPKKKSAPKRPPVKKAVAPAVKAEQAKPVRHRTPRMARRVAVPKSIPRGGKGRRSSGKFAGPSEEEIAKLVAKGRGRGFITETEILYSFPDIEQNISAFEELLDEMDFSGIELKAGDEGLLGSVSLHTKETTVVEKEQAKKKEVAEKDLMRYLDLSDISADSIQMYLREIGRVPLLKNEEELSLAKRKEKGDLEAKKKLIEANLRLVVSIAKKFTGRSLSLLDLIQEGNIGLFRAVEKFDYRKGFKFSTYATWWIRQAITRALADQSRTIRIPVHMVETINRYQQVERRLIQDLGREPLPEEIAAEMGEELEKIHHIRKISQDTVSLETSVGDDDDKDSTLGDFIEDVKTVSPDRIASMQLLRDHVKIAIERLTPREQKILQMRFGLSDGIAHTLEEVGQEFGVTRERIRQIEAKALEKIQEADTMRRLNDY